Proteins from one Terriglobales bacterium genomic window:
- a CDS encoding cytochrome C oxidase subunit IV family protein, protein MSGHVVPLKVYFAIFATLMVLTAVTVRVAFINLGPFNAAVALGIATTKAVLVILYFMHVRYGSKLTWVVILAGFFWLGILLALTMTDYITRSLPHLPT, encoded by the coding sequence ATGAGCGGACACGTTGTTCCCTTGAAGGTCTATTTCGCGATATTCGCCACCCTGATGGTGCTGACCGCGGTCACCGTACGCGTGGCGTTCATCAACCTGGGACCGTTCAACGCCGCCGTTGCCCTGGGAATCGCGACCACCAAGGCCGTGCTCGTCATCCTTTATTTCATGCACGTGCGCTATGGCAGCAAGCTCACCTGGGTGGTGATTCTGGCCGGCTTCTTCTGGCTTGGCATTCTGTTGGCGCTCACCATGACCGACTACATCACCCGCAGCCTACCGCACTTGCCGACCTAG
- a CDS encoding cytochrome c oxidase subunit 3 family protein — translation MQDSHTTAAHHPAFQHHFETMEQQRQASTLGMWLFLITEILFFGGMFTVYLVYRNWYFASFAAGSLTLDVTLGTFNTVVLIGSSLTMALAVHGAETGKRGMLVGFLILTILLGATFLGVKAVEYTHKFEEHHVPGPSFRFGSEELRHFHEEATMLRSTQIHGVELGEVQLFFSLYFAMTGMHALHMIIGIGVLSVLVWKARHGRYSPEYFAPVEYAGLYWHFVDIVWIFLFPLLYLITRHVGVHP, via the coding sequence TTGCAGGATAGCCACACCACCGCGGCGCATCATCCCGCCTTCCAGCACCACTTCGAGACCATGGAGCAGCAGCGCCAGGCTTCCACGCTCGGCATGTGGCTGTTCCTCATCACGGAGATTTTGTTCTTTGGCGGTATGTTCACCGTCTACCTGGTCTACCGCAACTGGTACTTCGCCTCCTTCGCGGCCGGAAGCCTCACGCTCGATGTGACCCTGGGCACGTTCAATACCGTCGTTCTCATCGGCAGCAGTCTCACCATGGCGCTCGCGGTGCATGGCGCGGAAACCGGCAAGCGCGGCATGCTGGTCGGTTTCTTGATCCTCACCATCCTGCTGGGCGCGACGTTCCTCGGCGTCAAGGCGGTCGAGTACACCCACAAGTTCGAGGAGCACCACGTTCCCGGACCTTCCTTCCGCTTCGGCAGCGAAGAGCTGCGCCACTTCCACGAAGAAGCCACCATGCTGCGCTCCACCCAGATCCACGGCGTCGAACTGGGCGAAGTGCAGTTGTTCTTCTCGCTGTACTTCGCCATGACCGGCATGCACGCGTTGCACATGATCATTGGCATCGGCGTGTTGAGCGTGCTGGTGTGGAAGGCACGGCACGGCCGTTATTCGCCCGAATATTTTGCGCCCGTCGAATATGCCGGGCTCTACTGGCACTTCGTGGATATCGTCTGGATCTTCCTGTTCCCGCTGCTCTACCTCATCACGCGGCACGTAGGGGTGCATCCATGA
- the ctaD gene encoding cytochrome c oxidase subunit I, whose translation MSTAVTTAESIHRRRHYLNADYGIRSWLLTTDHKRIALLYLFSITFFFALGGLFAVLIRLELLTPAGDMMTSDTYNKVFTMHGIMMVFFFLIPSVPATLGNFLIPMMIGARDLAFPKLNLASWYLFMVGGMFAMYSVVTGGIDTGWTFYTPFSTTYSNTKVIPAALGILIAGFSSIFTGLNFIVTVHRMRAPGLTWFRLPLFVWANYAASLIMVLGTPVLAITIVLVFLERAFHIGIFDPRLGGDPILFQHLFWFYSHPAVYIMILPSMGVMSELISAFSRKRIFGYTFVAFSSVAIAVFGFLVWGHHMFVSGQSVYAAMVFSILSYLVAIPSAVKVFNWTATLYKGSVSYQTPMLYAFGFLGLFTIGGLTGLFLAALGVDVHVTDTYFVVAHFHYIMVGGVIMGYLGGLHFWWPKITGRLYPEGWAKLSALVIFLGFNLTFFPQFVLGYLGMPRRYHAYPEEFQVLNVMSSAGASILAVGYLLPLFYLLWSMRYGPEAGPNPFDARGLEWQMASPPPTHNFEQVPIVSEEAYAYHTAQEVPVAG comes from the coding sequence ATGAGTACCGCCGTCACCACCGCCGAATCCATCCATCGCCGCCGGCACTATCTCAACGCCGACTACGGCATCCGCTCCTGGCTGTTGACCACGGACCACAAGCGCATCGCGCTGCTCTACCTGTTCTCCATCACGTTCTTCTTCGCCCTCGGCGGCTTGTTTGCCGTCCTCATTCGCCTGGAATTGCTCACGCCCGCCGGTGACATGATGACCTCGGACACCTACAACAAGGTCTTTACCATGCACGGCATCATGATGGTGTTCTTCTTCTTGATCCCCTCGGTGCCGGCGACGCTGGGTAATTTCCTTATTCCCATGATGATCGGCGCCCGTGACCTGGCGTTCCCCAAGCTCAACCTCGCCAGTTGGTACCTGTTCATGGTTGGCGGCATGTTCGCGATGTACTCGGTCGTCACCGGCGGCATCGACACCGGCTGGACCTTCTACACGCCCTTCTCCACCACCTATTCGAACACCAAGGTCATTCCGGCCGCACTCGGCATCCTCATCGCGGGCTTCTCTTCCATCTTCACCGGGCTCAACTTCATCGTCACCGTGCATCGCATGCGCGCGCCGGGGCTCACCTGGTTCCGCCTGCCGCTGTTCGTCTGGGCCAACTACGCCGCCAGCCTTATCATGGTGCTGGGCACCCCGGTACTGGCCATCACCATCGTGCTGGTCTTCCTGGAGCGCGCCTTCCACATCGGCATCTTCGACCCGCGCCTGGGTGGCGATCCCATCCTTTTCCAGCATCTCTTCTGGTTTTATTCGCACCCGGCTGTCTACATCATGATCCTGCCCTCGATGGGCGTGATGAGCGAGCTGATATCGGCCTTCTCCCGCAAGCGCATCTTCGGTTACACCTTCGTCGCGTTTTCCAGCGTCGCCATCGCCGTGTTCGGTTTCCTCGTCTGGGGACACCACATGTTCGTCAGCGGCCAGTCTGTTTACGCCGCCATGGTCTTCTCGATTCTCAGCTACCTGGTCGCGATCCCCTCCGCGGTGAAGGTCTTCAACTGGACGGCCACGCTTTACAAGGGCTCGGTCTCCTACCAGACGCCCATGCTGTACGCCTTCGGCTTCCTGGGGTTGTTCACCATCGGCGGGCTGACAGGTTTGTTCCTCGCCGCGCTGGGCGTGGACGTGCACGTCACCGACACCTACTTCGTCGTCGCCCATTTCCACTACATCATGGTGGGCGGCGTCATCATGGGCTATCTCGGCGGCCTGCACTTCTGGTGGCCGAAGATCACCGGCCGCCTCTACCCCGAGGGCTGGGCCAAGCTCTCGGCACTGGTCATCTTTTTGGGTTTCAACCTCACGTTCTTCCCGCAGTTCGTTCTCGGCTATCTGGGGATGCCGCGTCGCTATCACGCTTATCCCGAGGAGTTCCAGGTGCTCAACGTGATGTCCAGCGCCGGTGCTTCCATTCTCGCTGTTGGCTATCTGTTGCCCCTGTTCTACCTGCTGTGGTCCATGCGCTATGGCCCCGAGGCCGGGCCCAACCCGTTCGACGCCCGAGGATTGGAATGGCAAATGGCCTCGCCTCCGCCTACGCACAACTTCGAGCAGGTTCCCATCGTCTCCGAAGAGGCTTACGCCTACCACACCGCTCAGGAGGTGCCGGTTGCAGGATAG
- the coxB gene encoding cytochrome c oxidase subunit II, with protein sequence MGFDLPLFPDQASTMATRVDYLYFYLLAVSAFFTILITAMLIFFAIRYRRSRHPHAVPIEGSTKLELAWTGIPLMIAMSMFVWAANVFFAMNRPPRGALEIYAVGKQWMWKFEHVGGQREINELHVPVDRDVKLTMISQDVIHSMFFPAFRVKQDVLPNRYTTIWFRPTKVGRYHLFCAEYCGTKHSGMIGHVVVMEPAQYQVWLAGGAQGGSLTASGERLFRELACDTCHRPDTGARGPDLAGLFGKPVKFAAGGSAVADETYIRESITNPAAKVVEGYQPIMPTFQGQISEEGLLQLVAYIKSLQTQKPAEAPGAPPAAAAPPPRGTQ encoded by the coding sequence GTGGGCTTCGACCTTCCGCTCTTTCCCGACCAGGCGTCCACCATGGCGACGCGCGTGGATTATCTCTATTTCTATCTGCTCGCGGTTTCCGCCTTCTTCACCATCCTCATCACCGCGATGTTGATTTTCTTCGCCATTCGCTATCGCCGCTCCAGGCACCCGCACGCCGTGCCCATTGAGGGTTCTACCAAACTGGAACTGGCCTGGACCGGCATACCGCTGATGATCGCCATGTCCATGTTCGTGTGGGCGGCCAATGTTTTCTTTGCCATGAATCGCCCTCCCCGCGGCGCGCTGGAGATCTATGCCGTCGGCAAACAGTGGATGTGGAAGTTCGAGCACGTGGGCGGCCAGAGGGAGATCAACGAGCTGCATGTTCCCGTGGACCGCGACGTCAAGCTCACCATGATCTCCCAGGACGTCATCCACAGCATGTTCTTCCCGGCCTTCCGTGTGAAACAGGACGTGCTACCCAACCGCTACACCACCATCTGGTTCCGTCCCACCAAGGTCGGCCGTTATCACCTGTTCTGCGCCGAATATTGCGGCACCAAGCACTCCGGCATGATCGGTCACGTGGTGGTGATGGAACCGGCGCAGTACCAGGTCTGGCTGGCCGGCGGCGCCCAGGGCGGGTCGCTCACAGCCTCGGGCGAGCGCCTCTTCCGCGAGCTCGCCTGCGACACCTGCCACCGGCCGGATACCGGCGCCCGCGGCCCCGATCTGGCGGGCCTGTTCGGCAAGCCGGTGAAGTTCGCGGCCGGTGGTTCGGCGGTGGCCGACGAAACCTACATCCGGGAGTCCATCACCAACCCGGCCGCCAAGGTGGTCGAGGGCTACCAGCCCATCATGCCCACTTTCCAGGGACAGATCAGCGAAGAAGGACTGCTGCAACTGGTGGCCTACATCAAGTCGCTGCAGACGCAGAAGCCGGCGGAAGCGCCCGGCGCCCCGCCGGCCGCGGCCGCTCCGCCACCCAGAGGAACGCAATGA
- a CDS encoding SCO family protein, translating into MNVSLQSAIRMLVMVLVLSPALPAQQPDTGPPQSALPPLLEQVGIDQKLDQSVPLDLAFRDEAGRSVTLGQYFGKRPVLFSLVYYTCPMLCSQVLSGTTSALSVLKLEPGRDFEIVSVSINPHETPADAARKKEEVIARYHRSGAAAGWHFLTGEQPSIDALAKAVGFRYAYDPKTGQYAHASAIMVLTPEGRIAQYRFGIEYSPKDLRLGLVEASENKIGNLVDQVLLYCYHFDPTAGRYTAVAMNILRLAGAATVLILGTFIFVMLRRDAAHSRMGAGG; encoded by the coding sequence ATGAACGTGTCTCTACAGTCCGCAATCCGCATGCTGGTGATGGTTCTGGTTCTCTCTCCCGCGTTGCCGGCGCAGCAGCCGGACACCGGTCCGCCACAGTCCGCGCTCCCGCCGCTGCTTGAGCAGGTGGGCATTGACCAGAAGCTGGACCAGAGCGTGCCGCTCGATCTCGCCTTCCGCGACGAAGCCGGACGCTCGGTCACGCTCGGCCAGTACTTCGGCAAGCGGCCGGTGCTGTTCTCCCTCGTCTATTACACCTGCCCCATGCTGTGCAGCCAGGTGCTTAGCGGCACCACCAGCGCCTTGAGCGTGCTGAAGCTCGAGCCCGGCCGCGATTTCGAGATCGTCAGCGTGAGCATCAACCCGCACGAAACGCCCGCCGACGCCGCCCGGAAAAAGGAAGAGGTCATCGCCCGCTACCACCGCTCTGGCGCCGCTGCGGGCTGGCACTTCCTCACCGGCGAGCAGCCGTCCATCGACGCGCTGGCCAAAGCCGTCGGCTTCCGCTATGCCTACGACCCCAAGACCGGCCAGTACGCTCACGCCAGCGCCATCATGGTGCTCACGCCCGAGGGCCGCATCGCCCAGTACCGCTTCGGCATCGAGTACTCGCCCAAGGACCTGCGCCTGGGACTGGTTGAAGCCTCCGAAAACAAGATCGGCAACCTGGTGGACCAGGTGCTGCTCTATTGCTACCACTTCGATCCAACCGCGGGACGTTACACCGCCGTGGCCATGAACATCCTCCGTCTGGCGGGCGCCGCCACGGTACTGATCCTGGGCACGTTCATCTTCGTCATGCTCCGTCGCGACGCGGCGCATTCGCGCATGGGAGCGGGGGGATAA